One segment of Formicincola oecophyllae DNA contains the following:
- a CDS encoding site-specific integrase, whose translation MNTAAPPPDGMDEDANLPVPTPDHAQEGNSATLVEATSTELVATGQGTAGTAQLTVTEREWLDAFARAALAPATLRAYESDARSFARWCRRRNQEVAQASAEQIAAWLAAMARDGLRASTISRARAGVAYAYRAMGRTDPNPARHEDVDRILAGIRRELGTRPERHAAILAEDLAAMVACCPTETLRGKRDAAMLAIGFMGAFRRSELVALVVEDILWRTGGVVLAIRRSKTDKVGAGQSVGIPDGLHLKAPRLLKAWLRAARIKSGPVFRSIDRWGHLSERPMNGRSVANMVKKYAVEAGLDADMVSGHSLRAGFITTAAMAGVSALKIADTSRHKSLDVLMGYVRQADLLKDNPGSSFA comes from the coding sequence ATGAACACTGCCGCCCCACCACCTGACGGCATGGATGAAGACGCCAACCTGCCTGTCCCCACCCCTGACCACGCTCAGGAGGGGAACAGTGCTACCCTGGTGGAGGCCACCTCCACAGAGCTAGTGGCCACTGGGCAAGGCACTGCCGGCACAGCCCAACTAACAGTCACGGAGCGGGAGTGGCTGGATGCTTTCGCGCGCGCAGCCCTCGCCCCAGCCACACTGCGTGCCTATGAAAGCGATGCGCGCAGCTTTGCGCGCTGGTGCCGCAGGCGCAACCAGGAAGTGGCCCAAGCCAGCGCTGAACAAATCGCCGCTTGGCTGGCCGCCATGGCGCGCGATGGCCTGCGCGCCAGCACCATCAGCCGGGCGCGTGCAGGCGTGGCCTATGCTTACCGCGCCATGGGCCGCACAGACCCCAACCCCGCCCGCCATGAAGATGTGGACAGGATCCTGGCTGGCATCCGGCGTGAACTGGGCACCAGGCCAGAACGCCACGCTGCCATCCTGGCGGAGGACCTTGCAGCCATGGTTGCCTGCTGCCCCACGGAAACACTGCGCGGCAAGCGTGACGCCGCCATGCTGGCCATTGGCTTTATGGGGGCTTTCAGGCGTTCTGAACTGGTGGCCCTGGTTGTGGAGGATATCCTTTGGCGCACAGGTGGCGTGGTTCTGGCCATCAGGCGCAGCAAAACCGATAAAGTGGGCGCTGGCCAATCTGTTGGCATTCCTGATGGCCTTCATTTGAAGGCGCCACGCTTGCTCAAGGCTTGGCTGCGTGCGGCGCGCATCAAATCGGGGCCTGTTTTCCGTTCCATAGACCGCTGGGGCCATCTTTCAGAACGCCCTATGAATGGGCGCTCCGTGGCCAATATGGTGAAGAAGTACGCTGTGGAAGCGGGGCTGGATGCCGACATGGTCTCTGGCCACAGCCTGCGCGCCGGCTTCATCACTACAGCGGCCATGGCTGGTGTCAGCGCGCTGAAGATCGCTGACACGTCACGCCATAAAAGCCTTGATGTTCTGATGGGCTATGTACGCCAAGCCGACTTGCTGAAGGACAACCCCGGTTCAAGCTTCGCTTGA
- a CDS encoding EamA family transporter: MSMWLLYALLSMVCAGCVSVIAKMGLVGVTANVGLTVRTLFVAFFVLLFAALVVPWRDFAQLRGPNWLWLGVSGFATALSWLFYYKALKLGDVANVALIDKGSVVVAMVLAALFLGEAITPRMGLGCLIIVMGLLVIAWK, from the coding sequence ATGAGCATGTGGTTGCTTTACGCACTGCTTTCCATGGTGTGCGCTGGTTGCGTGTCCGTCATCGCCAAAATGGGGCTGGTTGGCGTCACCGCCAATGTGGGCTTGACGGTCAGAACGCTTTTCGTAGCCTTTTTCGTTCTGCTGTTCGCTGCCCTGGTGGTCCCATGGCGTGACTTCGCGCAGCTGCGTGGGCCCAACTGGCTGTGGCTTGGCGTTTCAGGCTTTGCCACGGCCCTTTCATGGCTGTTCTACTACAAGGCCCTCAAATTAGGGGACGTCGCCAATGTCGCCTTGATTGACAAAGGCAGCGTGGTGGTGGCCATGGTGCTGGCCGCCCTGTTCCTGGGGGAAGCCATCACGCCACGCATGGGTTTGGGGTGCCTCATCATCGTCATGGGGCTTCTGGTGATTGCATGGAAATAA
- a CDS encoding alginate export family protein has protein sequence MGRTLNHINITSGGAIWIGFHGESRVRNWFNSRPMLNAFGGGGHDPDGFWVPGKGGAPGHYTSPGQGPVAKSHNDAGRFYVRNLLSADLHLGQHVRVFGQLINADAGGWRPYFYSPIWNKDLDVQQAFVELAGRAPDWIGGHGGFIFGRQQFSDGPEYLIGTREVPTVPQSWNGFRLYHFWRQVRVDAWDFVATNDMHKGNSFFKDTEMYNNRLYGFNTTIALPSRKGLGFLELFYLGFTMNGGGLDGNSSAATWMNPRLGSQRIPGSTARNDFGFRWHGTYGGLLYSVGGIYQTGTFHETHKSPAQLNGMMGYGPGGWNRRGFDNGYVSAVAGRRRAVEAFSVNTTLAWRFTGKMASTLGVQADIYSGGGGNRRQGTINTYIAPNISLGPNPMYLDPTASLNGANLIGVQPFYRFNAIPGRLSFKIAGSVFWRYSTHDGLYAYLMSGLHTLRPWHGHYMGFVPRVEATATLCPNVTWNGFLARWMTGHQLSRHGGASSTTAAQSNFFFHF, from the coding sequence GTGGGACGAACCCTGAACCACATCAACATCACTTCAGGGGGCGCCATTTGGATTGGCTTCCACGGTGAGAGCCGCGTGCGCAACTGGTTTAATTCCCGCCCGATGCTGAACGCCTTTGGCGGCGGTGGCCACGACCCAGACGGCTTCTGGGTGCCTGGCAAAGGAGGCGCGCCCGGCCATTACACATCACCAGGGCAAGGTCCTGTGGCCAAAAGCCATAATGACGCGGGGCGTTTCTATGTACGCAACCTGCTGTCTGCCGATTTGCACTTGGGCCAGCATGTGCGCGTGTTTGGGCAGCTCATCAATGCGGACGCTGGCGGCTGGCGCCCTTATTTTTATAGCCCCATCTGGAACAAGGACCTGGACGTCCAGCAAGCTTTTGTAGAGCTGGCCGGCAGGGCGCCTGATTGGATCGGTGGCCATGGTGGCTTCATTTTCGGGCGCCAACAGTTCAGTGATGGGCCTGAATACCTGATTGGCACGCGTGAGGTGCCAACAGTGCCCCAATCCTGGAACGGCTTCAGGCTGTACCATTTCTGGCGGCAAGTGCGTGTGGACGCCTGGGACTTCGTTGCCACCAATGACATGCACAAAGGCAACAGCTTCTTCAAAGACACGGAGATGTACAATAATCGTCTTTACGGTTTCAACACCACCATCGCCCTGCCAAGCCGCAAAGGGCTGGGCTTCCTGGAGCTTTTCTACCTTGGCTTCACCATGAATGGCGGTGGCCTTGACGGGAACTCCTCAGCAGCCACATGGATGAACCCGCGCCTGGGCAGCCAGCGCATTCCCGGTTCCACAGCGCGCAACGATTTCGGCTTCCGTTGGCACGGCACTTATGGAGGCCTGCTTTACTCGGTTGGCGGCATTTACCAGACAGGTACTTTCCATGAAACGCACAAAAGCCCAGCGCAGTTGAACGGCATGATGGGCTATGGCCCTGGGGGTTGGAATAGGCGGGGCTTTGACAATGGCTATGTGTCCGCTGTGGCAGGCAGGCGGCGCGCTGTGGAGGCTTTTTCAGTGAACACAACGCTGGCTTGGCGCTTCACAGGCAAGATGGCCTCCACCCTAGGGGTGCAGGCGGACATCTATTCTGGCGGAGGCGGCAACAGGCGCCAGGGCACCATCAACACTTACATCGCGCCCAATATTTCACTTGGGCCCAACCCGATGTACCTGGATCCCACAGCCTCTCTCAATGGCGCCAACCTCATCGGGGTGCAGCCCTTCTACCGCTTCAACGCCATTCCAGGGCGATTGAGCTTCAAAATCGCCGGTTCCGTTTTTTGGCGTTACAGCACCCATGATGGCCTCTACGCTTATTTGATGAGCGGCCTTCACACCCTAAGGCCATGGCATGGGCACTATATGGGGTTTGTACCCCGTGTGGAGGCGACAGCCACCCTGTGCCCCAACGTCACCTGGAATGGCTTCCTGGCCCGCTGGATGACGGGTCACCAGCTCAGCCGTCATGGCGGGGCTTCCTCTACCACAGCGGCGCAATCCAATTTTTTCTTCCATTTCTAA
- a CDS encoding MFS transporter, whose product MGTWLPENADFWHREGHQVARRNLVVSVLCLFLAFAVWMIWSVLVVYLPEVGFHFTMQQLFWLVAAPSLSGATLRIVYSFMVPIVGGRRWTAFSTALLLVPALGTGWAVTNPHTPYGLFLALAVLCGLGGANFSSSMANVSLFYPRAEKGSALGLNAGIGNLGVSAVQFIVPIVISFALFGVLGGAPEAMDTARGVQPVWLQNAGFIWVAPLLACTVLAWFCMNDIASIRASFTQQLVVFKRLHTWVLCLLYLGVFGSFIGFSAVFPLLTHTQFPTVNAVKYAFLGPLLGSLWRVAGGWLADRLKGSRVLIGSFAAMAVAIGGVLHFMPHAGHGGSFAGFFAMFMLLFTASGIGNGACSQMMPVVFLRACLNKAPNGEEGRKAALIEGTREGATVLGFTGAIGAYGGFLLPQGFSFSLAHAHSAAPAFAGLIALYGACMVITWFFYQRSATTTPC is encoded by the coding sequence TTGGGCACATGGTTGCCAGAAAATGCCGATTTTTGGCACCGCGAAGGGCACCAGGTCGCCAGGCGCAACCTGGTGGTTTCCGTCCTGTGCCTGTTTCTGGCGTTCGCTGTTTGGATGATATGGAGCGTCCTGGTCGTCTACCTGCCTGAAGTTGGTTTCCACTTCACCATGCAGCAGTTGTTCTGGCTGGTGGCGGCGCCCAGCCTCTCAGGTGCCACGCTGCGCATTGTCTATTCCTTCATGGTGCCCATTGTGGGGGGGCGGCGCTGGACGGCGTTTTCAACGGCGCTTCTGCTGGTGCCGGCCCTAGGTACGGGTTGGGCTGTCACCAATCCCCATACCCCTTATGGCCTGTTCCTGGCCCTGGCTGTCCTGTGCGGCCTGGGGGGGGCCAATTTTTCCTCCAGCATGGCTAATGTCAGCTTGTTCTACCCGCGCGCTGAAAAAGGCTCCGCCTTGGGGTTGAACGCTGGCATTGGCAACCTGGGCGTTTCAGCTGTGCAGTTCATTGTGCCCATCGTCATCAGCTTCGCGTTGTTCGGGGTATTGGGGGGCGCGCCTGAAGCCATGGACACAGCCCGTGGTGTCCAGCCAGTGTGGCTGCAGAACGCTGGCTTCATCTGGGTTGCGCCCCTGCTGGCCTGCACAGTGCTGGCGTGGTTTTGCATGAACGACATCGCAAGCATCAGGGCGTCCTTCACCCAGCAGCTTGTGGTGTTCAAGCGTTTGCACACATGGGTGCTGTGCTTGCTTTATTTGGGGGTTTTTGGGTCCTTCATTGGTTTTTCAGCTGTTTTCCCATTGCTGACGCACACGCAGTTCCCCACGGTGAACGCTGTGAAGTACGCTTTTCTTGGGCCTTTGCTGGGGTCGCTTTGGCGGGTGGCTGGGGGGTGGCTTGCTGACCGCCTCAAAGGCTCCCGGGTGCTTATAGGCAGCTTTGCCGCCATGGCCGTGGCGATTGGGGGCGTGCTGCATTTCATGCCCCATGCTGGGCACGGGGGCAGCTTTGCGGGGTTTTTCGCCATGTTCATGCTGCTGTTCACTGCTTCAGGCATTGGCAATGGCGCTTGCTCGCAAATGATGCCGGTGGTTTTCCTGCGCGCCTGCCTCAACAAAGCCCCCAATGGGGAGGAAGGGCGCAAAGCCGCCCTCATCGAAGGCACCAGGGAAGGCGCCACCGTTCTGGGCTTCACAGGGGCCATTGGGGCTTATGGCGGTTTCCTGCTGCCCCAGGGGTTCAGTTTCTCGCTGGCCCACGCCCACAGCGCAGCCCCTGCCTTCGCTGGCCTTATCGCGCTTTATGGCGCTTGCATGGTCATCACTTGGTTTTTCTACCAGCGCAGCGCCACCACCACCCCTTGCTGA
- a CDS encoding nitrate reductase subunit alpha, which produces MTDFIDQLRFLTPARQTFSRGWGSTDTQPRGWEDAYRSRWQHDRVVRSTHGVNCTGSCSWKIYVKNGIVTWETQQTDYPRNRPGLPDHEPRGCPRGASYSWYMYGPNRIKHPLARASLVRAWRQHRKALPPVAAWQAMMADRELVRSYQRERGLGGLVRISWEEANDIIAAANIHTARTHGPDRIVGFSPIPAMSMVSYAAGTRYLSLIGGAALSFYDWYCDLPPASPQVWGEQTDVSESADWYASGYLILWGSNVPQTRTPDAHFMAEARYRGTKVVAVTPDYAEVTKFGDEWLHPRQGTDAALALAMGHVILNEFHIQRQDPYFTDYCRRFTDMPQLVLLEAKDGAWVPGRFLRAADLPGAGGEGNNPQWKTLVVDEATGDLAIPQGSAGFRWGQEENGQPGPDQGKWSLRPETSGGQELHPLLSLENTRDDLLEVLFPCFESGEGGADENQGGGRQGPSPQQKGSGQGIRRILRRFVPVKRVQTTTGEAYVATVFDLNAAQYGIDRGYGDGAASYDDATTPNTPAWQEAITGVPRAQVIRIAREFAANAAATKGRSMVIMGAGLNHWYHMDMSYRAIIAMLLLCGCVGQPGGGWAHYVGQEKLRPQAGWQPLAFATDWNRPARQMNATSFFYAHTDQWRYETVSPSDLLSPLADRSRFTGSMIDFNVRAERMGWLPSVPQLNANPLHVAAQARQTGMEVSDYVVSRLQSGELRFASEDPDSPESFPRNMFVWRSNLLGASGKGHEYFLKHLLGTRNGLMRGDIGTTGAPKPEEVVWRPQAPEGKLDLLVTLDFRMSSTCLYSDIVLPTATFYEKNDLNTTDMHPFIHPFTVAVEPAWEARSDWDIFKGLAKRFSELCPGWLGQEEDVVGTPILHDTAGELAQPDGPLDWRKGECAPLPGRTMPNFTVVARDYPRTYERFTSLGPLLAERGNGTKGISWPTWPEIERLKAFNGTTDSATGSARARIETDLDAAEVILSLAPETNGAVAVRAWQALSRKTGGDLARLAQGRADERMTHGDLQTQPRRVITSPTWSGIESARTTYCASYTNVHEGVPWRTLTGRQQFYQDHEWMRAFGVGFCTWRPPLNLGSHGQGRPVAPNGHPELVLNFITPHQKWGIHSSYGDNLLMLTLSRGGPTVWLSEKDATRLGVADNDWIEAFNSNGALAARAVVSQRVPEGMSMMYHAQEKTLNVPGAEANKRRGLHNSVTRVVPNPVHMIGGYAQLSYGFNYYGTVGSNRDEFVTVRKMAQVDWLEGPQERQETKA; this is translated from the coding sequence ATGACTGATTTTATTGACCAGCTGCGGTTCCTCACCCCAGCGCGCCAGACCTTCTCCCGCGGGTGGGGCAGCACGGACACGCAGCCGCGCGGCTGGGAGGACGCCTACCGCAGCCGCTGGCAGCATGACCGTGTGGTGCGCTCCACCCACGGGGTGAACTGCACAGGGTCGTGTTCCTGGAAGATCTACGTCAAAAACGGCATCGTCACGTGGGAAACCCAGCAGACGGACTACCCCCGCAACCGCCCTGGCCTGCCAGACCATGAGCCGCGCGGCTGCCCCCGCGGTGCCTCCTATTCCTGGTACATGTACGGCCCCAACCGCATTAAGCATCCCCTAGCGCGCGCCTCACTAGTGCGTGCGTGGCGCCAGCACCGCAAGGCACTGCCGCCCGTGGCGGCTTGGCAGGCCATGATGGCGGACAGGGAACTGGTGCGGTCTTACCAGCGTGAACGGGGCCTTGGTGGCCTGGTACGCATCAGCTGGGAGGAGGCCAACGACATCATCGCTGCAGCCAACATCCACACAGCCCGCACCCATGGCCCCGACCGCATCGTGGGGTTCTCCCCCATCCCCGCCATGTCCATGGTCAGCTACGCCGCTGGCACGCGCTACCTTTCCCTGATTGGGGGGGCTGCACTGAGCTTCTATGACTGGTACTGCGACCTTCCCCCAGCCAGCCCCCAGGTGTGGGGGGAACAGACGGACGTCTCCGAATCAGCTGATTGGTACGCTTCAGGCTATCTCATTCTCTGGGGATCCAACGTACCCCAGACACGCACCCCAGACGCCCACTTCATGGCGGAAGCACGCTACCGCGGCACCAAAGTCGTTGCCGTGACCCCTGACTATGCTGAGGTGACGAAGTTCGGCGATGAATGGCTCCACCCCCGTCAAGGCACGGATGCGGCGCTGGCACTGGCCATGGGCCACGTCATCCTCAATGAGTTCCACATCCAGAGGCAGGACCCTTACTTCACCGACTATTGCCGCCGCTTCACAGACATGCCCCAGCTTGTACTGCTGGAGGCCAAGGATGGCGCCTGGGTGCCTGGGCGCTTCCTGCGCGCAGCCGACCTGCCAGGCGCTGGTGGGGAGGGCAATAACCCCCAGTGGAAAACGCTTGTAGTGGATGAGGCCACAGGGGACCTGGCCATTCCCCAAGGGTCCGCCGGGTTCCGCTGGGGGCAGGAGGAGAATGGTCAGCCTGGCCCCGACCAAGGCAAATGGAGCCTGCGACCTGAAACATCAGGCGGCCAGGAACTGCACCCGCTGCTGAGTTTGGAAAACACCCGTGACGACCTACTTGAGGTGCTGTTCCCCTGCTTTGAAAGCGGCGAAGGTGGCGCTGACGAGAACCAGGGCGGTGGTAGACAGGGCCCATCCCCCCAGCAAAAAGGCAGCGGGCAGGGCATTCGCCGCATTCTGCGGCGCTTTGTGCCGGTCAAACGCGTGCAAACCACCACGGGTGAAGCTTACGTGGCCACCGTTTTTGACCTGAACGCCGCCCAATACGGCATCGACAGAGGCTATGGGGATGGGGCTGCGTCCTATGATGACGCCACCACCCCTAACACCCCTGCCTGGCAGGAGGCCATAACCGGCGTGCCACGCGCGCAGGTCATCCGCATAGCGCGGGAGTTCGCAGCTAACGCTGCGGCCACAAAGGGCCGTTCCATGGTCATCATGGGTGCCGGCTTGAACCACTGGTACCACATGGACATGAGCTACAGGGCGATCATCGCCATGCTCCTCCTGTGTGGCTGCGTGGGCCAGCCTGGTGGGGGGTGGGCCCATTACGTAGGGCAGGAAAAGCTGCGCCCGCAGGCTGGGTGGCAGCCTTTGGCGTTTGCTACGGACTGGAACCGCCCCGCCCGGCAAATGAACGCCACCTCCTTTTTCTACGCCCACACTGACCAATGGCGCTATGAGACAGTGTCGCCATCTGACCTCCTCTCCCCCCTTGCGGACCGCAGCCGCTTCACAGGCAGCATGATCGACTTCAATGTGCGCGCTGAACGCATGGGCTGGCTGCCCTCCGTGCCCCAGCTCAACGCCAACCCTTTGCACGTGGCAGCCCAGGCGCGGCAAACGGGCATGGAGGTTAGTGATTACGTGGTCTCGCGCCTTCAATCAGGGGAACTGCGCTTCGCTAGTGAGGACCCAGACAGCCCAGAGAGCTTCCCCCGCAATATGTTCGTGTGGCGTTCCAACCTCCTGGGTGCTTCAGGCAAGGGGCATGAGTATTTCCTCAAGCACCTGCTAGGCACCCGCAACGGCCTGATGAGAGGGGACATCGGCACCACCGGCGCCCCCAAGCCAGAGGAAGTGGTGTGGCGCCCCCAAGCGCCAGAGGGCAAGCTTGACCTGCTTGTCACGCTGGATTTCCGCATGTCCAGCACATGCCTTTACTCAGACATCGTCCTGCCGACAGCCACGTTCTATGAAAAGAACGACCTCAACACCACGGACATGCACCCTTTCATCCATCCCTTCACCGTAGCTGTGGAGCCAGCTTGGGAAGCACGCAGCGACTGGGACATTTTCAAAGGCCTGGCCAAACGCTTCTCCGAGCTGTGCCCAGGCTGGCTTGGGCAGGAGGAGGACGTTGTCGGCACCCCCATCCTGCATGACACAGCGGGGGAGCTTGCCCAGCCTGACGGTCCCCTGGACTGGAGGAAGGGGGAGTGCGCTCCCTTGCCAGGGCGCACCATGCCCAACTTCACAGTGGTGGCACGCGACTACCCCCGCACTTATGAGCGGTTCACCTCCCTTGGCCCCCTCCTGGCGGAGCGTGGCAATGGCACCAAAGGCATTTCCTGGCCCACATGGCCTGAGATCGAGCGCCTGAAGGCGTTCAATGGCACCACTGACAGTGCCACCGGATCGGCGCGCGCACGCATTGAAACCGACCTGGACGCTGCCGAGGTCATTTTGAGCCTGGCCCCTGAAACCAATGGGGCTGTGGCTGTGCGCGCCTGGCAGGCCCTGTCGCGCAAAACGGGCGGGGACCTGGCGCGCCTGGCCCAGGGCCGCGCTGATGAACGCATGACCCATGGCGACCTGCAGACCCAGCCACGCCGCGTCATCACAAGCCCCACTTGGAGCGGCATTGAATCAGCGCGCACCACCTATTGCGCCAGCTACACCAATGTTCATGAAGGGGTGCCCTGGCGTACCTTGACAGGGCGCCAGCAGTTCTACCAGGACCATGAATGGATGCGCGCCTTTGGCGTTGGATTCTGCACATGGCGCCCGCCCTTGAACCTGGGCAGCCATGGCCAGGGGCGCCCCGTTGCCCCCAACGGCCACCCTGAGCTGGTGCTGAACTTCATCACCCCCCACCAGAAATGGGGCATCCACTCAAGCTATGGCGACAACCTGCTGATGCTGACGCTGAGCCGTGGCGGTCCCACCGTGTGGTTGTCTGAAAAGGACGCTACCCGCCTCGGCGTGGCTGACAACGACTGGATTGAGGCCTTCAACAGCAACGGCGCCCTGGCTGCGCGCGCCGTCGTCAGCCAGCGCGTGCCTGAAGGCATGAGCATGATGTACCACGCCCAGGAAAAAACCCTGAACGTGCCGGGCGCGGAAGCCAACAAACGCCGCGGCCTGCACAACTCCGTCACGCGCGTTGTGCCCAACCCCGTCCACATGATCGGCGGTTACGCGCAGCTGAGCTACGGCTTCAACTACTACGGCACCGTTGGCAGCAACCGTGACGAATTCGTGACCGTGCGCAAAATGGCGCAGGTGGATTGGCTTGAAGGCCCCCAGGAAAGGCAGGAGACAAAAGCATGA
- the narH gene encoding nitrate reductase subunit beta translates to MKVRAQIGMVLNLDKCLGCHTCAVSCKNVWTSRAGLEYAWFNNVETRPGTGYPTNWEDQGRWKGGWRRDKAGRLRLAMGNRARLLSKLFANPNLPGLDDYYDPFTFDYGHLQQAPLSKAPPVGRPHSLVTGGAMAVKSGPNWEDMLGGPFSQRSNDHNFEGVQKKIYGQFEETFMAYLPRLCEHCLNPACVAACPAGAGYKRVEDGIVLIDQDKCRGWRLCVSACPYKKVYFNWKSGKSEKCLFCYPRLEGGVPTLCAETCVGRIRYLGVMLYDADRIGEAAVVADPKRLHQAQLDMFLNPHDPAVQAAALQAGIPAEWVEAACRSPIYKMAVDWQIAFPLHPEYRTLPMVWYVPPLSPISKAAEAGDLPMAGVLPDLDALRIPMRYLANLLTAGDVAPVRAALGKMLAMRHFMRARTQNPQELGSAGPEAHPDDAASKRAIHVLAEAGLTASTALAMYDCLAIARYEDRFVVPTTHREYAGRAFHMKGASGFAFNCGPGGLESGGGSGLFGKPRQSGPNTPRGGRAL, encoded by the coding sequence ATGAAAGTGCGCGCGCAAATCGGCATGGTGCTGAATCTAGATAAATGCCTGGGCTGCCACACCTGCGCGGTGAGCTGCAAAAACGTCTGGACGTCACGTGCTGGACTTGAATACGCCTGGTTCAACAATGTCGAGACCAGGCCAGGCACTGGCTACCCCACCAACTGGGAAGACCAGGGGCGCTGGAAAGGTGGCTGGCGGCGCGACAAGGCAGGGCGCCTACGCTTGGCCATGGGCAACCGCGCCCGGCTGCTCTCCAAGCTGTTCGCCAACCCTAACCTACCGGGGCTGGACGACTACTATGATCCCTTCACCTTCGATTATGGCCACCTCCAGCAAGCCCCGCTTTCCAAAGCGCCGCCTGTGGGGCGCCCGCATTCCCTGGTGACGGGCGGGGCGATGGCCGTCAAGTCCGGCCCCAACTGGGAGGATATGCTGGGCGGCCCTTTCAGCCAGCGTTCAAACGACCACAATTTCGAAGGCGTGCAGAAAAAGATCTATGGCCAGTTTGAAGAGACCTTCATGGCCTACCTGCCGCGCCTGTGTGAACATTGCCTCAACCCAGCCTGCGTGGCGGCCTGCCCGGCAGGTGCTGGCTACAAGCGAGTGGAGGACGGCATCGTCCTAATAGACCAGGACAAGTGCCGGGGCTGGCGCCTGTGCGTTTCAGCCTGCCCGTACAAAAAAGTCTACTTCAACTGGAAAAGCGGCAAATCAGAGAAATGCCTTTTCTGCTACCCGCGCCTTGAAGGTGGCGTGCCAACGCTGTGCGCTGAAACCTGCGTGGGGCGCATTCGCTACCTTGGCGTGATGCTGTACGATGCCGACCGCATTGGCGAAGCCGCCGTGGTCGCGGACCCCAAGCGCCTCCACCAGGCGCAACTGGACATGTTCCTCAACCCCCATGACCCTGCGGTGCAGGCTGCAGCCCTGCAGGCTGGCATCCCAGCTGAATGGGTGGAGGCAGCCTGCCGTTCCCCCATTTATAAAATGGCCGTTGATTGGCAGATCGCCTTCCCCCTTCATCCAGAGTACCGCACCTTGCCCATGGTCTGGTACGTGCCCCCCCTCTCCCCCATCAGCAAAGCAGCAGAGGCAGGCGACCTACCCATGGCTGGTGTCCTGCCTGACCTAGACGCCCTGCGCATACCCATGCGCTACCTGGCCAACCTCCTGACAGCTGGCGATGTAGCGCCCGTGCGGGCGGCGCTTGGCAAAATGCTGGCCATGCGCCATTTCATGCGCGCCCGCACCCAAAACCCCCAAGAGCTGGGAAGCGCTGGACCAGAGGCCCACCCTGATGATGCGGCGTCAAAGCGGGCCATCCACGTTCTGGCGGAAGCTGGGCTGACGGCCTCCACAGCGCTTGCCATGTATGATTGCCTAGCCATTGCGCGCTACGAGGACAGGTTTGTGGTGCCCACAACCCACCGTGAATACGCTGGCAGGGCCTTCCACATGAAGGGGGCCTCTGGCTTCGCCTTCAATTGCGGCCCTGGCGGCCTTGAAAGTGGCGGTGGTTCAGGCCTTTTCGGCAAACCACGTCAAAGCGGCCCTAACACACCCAGGGGAGGGCGCGCCCTATGA
- the narJ gene encoding nitrate reductase molybdenum cofactor assembly chaperone → MTTIHLDQRALKALALLLHYPDEVLLANLSGLEVILAAVGPFQTDISPFLAWLGHADLLTLEAAHVSVFECRRSTSLHLFEHVHGQSRERGQAMVDLLAMYNAAGLGMVNGELPDYLPAFLEYLSRCPVAEAQPLLAEVAHLVRDIAQNLVQCGSPWWRPCSLLLEMAGAAPVAAPTAPPENPLGQADRARLDREWEEDPVTFNKAPCNPKGQQPHHPHVRHHGRPANAPHGENGKANRENATLC, encoded by the coding sequence ATGACCACCATCCACTTGGACCAGCGGGCTTTGAAGGCTCTCGCCCTTCTCCTGCATTACCCAGATGAGGTCTTGCTGGCCAATCTTAGCGGTCTGGAGGTTATCCTGGCAGCGGTAGGCCCTTTCCAAACGGACATCAGCCCGTTCTTGGCTTGGCTGGGCCACGCTGATTTGCTGACGCTGGAAGCAGCCCATGTCAGCGTTTTCGAATGCAGGCGCAGCACTTCGCTGCATTTGTTTGAACATGTGCACGGCCAATCACGGGAACGTGGGCAGGCCATGGTGGATCTGTTGGCGATGTACAATGCTGCCGGTCTTGGCATGGTTAATGGGGAACTGCCCGATTACCTGCCGGCTTTCCTGGAGTACCTGTCGCGCTGCCCAGTGGCTGAGGCCCAACCTCTGCTAGCTGAGGTAGCGCACCTAGTGCGCGACATCGCCCAGAACCTGGTCCAATGTGGCAGCCCATGGTGGCGGCCGTGCTCACTGTTGCTGGAAATGGCAGGCGCAGCCCCTGTGGCAGCCCCAACCGCCCCACCAGAAAACCCTTTGGGGCAGGCTGACCGCGCCCGCCTGGACAGGGAATGGGAAGAAGATCCAGTGACCTTCAACAAAGCGCCTTGCAACCCCAAGGGCCAGCAGCCCCACCACCCCCATGTCCGCCATCATGGCAGACCTGCCAACGCTCCCCATGGGGAAAACGGGAAAGCCAACAGGGAAAACGCAACGCTATGCTGA